One Vanessa cardui chromosome 23, ilVanCard2.1, whole genome shotgun sequence DNA segment encodes these proteins:
- the LOC124539909 gene encoding uncharacterized protein LOC124539909, translating to MNASVAAGLGLVFLALILFVRWRWRSNKPLPHYQPCTPVQLVHRLCPHNNVVQSFEVEQKDSLDEHLDVLTRKLAEKEGRLHLSKSKIRETQLEIENLHAIDNDVRTRYREIMQSLRNDLLSNEKECKKLQEKIEWVSRRRAELKDEVRRGQRLYGEAAAELANNLSELQRGRSIEHKVTDKPHKQSSLTSLRHRKEPYLPRASPVSSLLIKGSPLSNESYRLSGRF from the exons ATGAACGCGTCAGTCGCAGCCGGATTGGGATTGGTGTTCCTCGCACTGATATTATTTGTTAGATGGAGATGGAGAAGTAACAAG CCACTGCCCCACTATCAACCGTGTACACCAGTTCAATTGGTACACCGTCTCTGCCCGCACAATAATGTGGTGCAAAGCTTCGAAGTGGAACAGAAGGACAGTCTTGATGAACATCTAGATGTGCTTACGAGGAAGCTCGCTGAAAAG GAGGGACGTCTTcatctatcaaaatcaaaaatccgCGAAACTCAGCTTGAAATCGAAAACCTCCACGCCATAGACAACGATGTAAGGACAAGGTATAGAGAGATCATGCAGTCGCTTCGAAACGATCTCCTGTCGAACGAGAAGGAGTGCAAGAAGTTGCAGGAGAAGATCGAATGGGTGTCGAGGAGACGCGCTGAACTCAAGGATGAG gtcCGTCGCGGTCAGAGATTATACGGCGAAGCGGCAGCTGAACTAGCCAACAACTTATCGGAACTCCAACGTGGCCGTTCCATAGAGCATAAAGTTACCGACAAGCCGCACAAGCAAAGCTCTCTCACCTCTCTACGTCACAGAAAGGAACCCTACCTGCCGAGAGCCTCCCCAGTGAGCTCGTTGCTAATCAAAGGGTCGCCGCTGTCAAATGAATCCTATCGTCTATCCGGCCGGTTCTGA